The following proteins are co-located in the Streptomyces sp. NBC_01198 genome:
- a CDS encoding potassium channel family protein translates to MDDDRGRLTRWENRSEIPLFLLSLIYLGGYAALVLAHGLPPAAHSALLATIAFAWAGFFVDYGVRLRLSGRHFGLRYIAHHLLDTVVLVLPLLRPLRAVQIYQVIQRRHEQPRLSLYGRVIAYAGMAALLIGFTGALAVYQQERHAPGATIRTFGDAVWWTCQTLTTVGYGDVTPVTTLGRVIAAFLMVMGLALLGAVTGSFSSWLYQMFAREGELPPPR, encoded by the coding sequence ATGGACGACGACCGCGGCCGGCTGACCCGGTGGGAGAACCGCAGCGAGATCCCGCTGTTCCTCCTGTCGCTGATCTACCTCGGCGGCTACGCGGCCCTGGTGCTCGCCCACGGCCTGCCACCGGCCGCGCACTCCGCGCTGCTGGCCACGATCGCCTTCGCCTGGGCCGGCTTCTTCGTGGACTACGGGGTACGGCTGCGGCTCAGCGGCCGGCACTTCGGCCTGCGCTACATCGCCCACCACCTGCTCGACACGGTCGTCCTGGTGCTGCCGCTGCTGCGCCCGCTGCGGGCGGTCCAGATCTACCAGGTCATCCAGCGCCGCCACGAGCAGCCGCGGCTGAGCCTCTACGGCCGGGTGATCGCCTACGCGGGCATGGCCGCGCTGCTGATCGGCTTCACCGGGGCGCTGGCGGTCTACCAGCAGGAGCGGCACGCCCCCGGGGCGACGATCCGCACCTTCGGCGACGCGGTGTGGTGGACCTGCCAGACGCTCACCACGGTCGGCTACGGCGACGTCACCCCGGTCACCACGCTCGGCCGGGTGATCGCGGCCTTCCTGATGGTGATGGGCCTGGCCCTGCTCGGCGCGGTGACCGGCTCCTTCTCCTCCTGGCTCTACCAGATGTTCGCCCGGGAGGGCGAGCTGCCCCCGCCCCGCTGA
- a CDS encoding HIT family protein: protein MTSEPQQGQGAGTPDAFQRLWTPHRMAYIQGENKPTGPGADDGCPFCALPAESDEDGLIISRGEQVYAVLNLYPYNSGHLMVVPYRHVADYTELDAAETTELADLTKRAMTALRTASAAQGFNIGMNQGGVAGAGIAAHLHQHVVPRWGGDVNFMPVVGQTKVLPQLLADTRKMLADAWPH, encoded by the coding sequence ATGACGAGTGAGCCGCAGCAGGGGCAGGGGGCGGGGACACCGGACGCGTTCCAGCGACTGTGGACCCCGCACCGCATGGCGTACATCCAGGGCGAGAACAAGCCCACCGGACCCGGCGCCGACGACGGATGTCCCTTCTGCGCGCTGCCGGCCGAGTCGGACGAGGACGGCCTGATCATCAGCCGCGGCGAGCAGGTCTACGCGGTGCTCAACCTCTACCCGTACAACAGCGGCCACCTGATGGTGGTGCCGTACCGCCATGTCGCGGACTACACCGAGCTGGACGCGGCCGAGACCACCGAGCTGGCCGACCTGACCAAGCGGGCGATGACCGCGCTGCGGACCGCGTCGGCGGCGCAGGGCTTCAACATCGGGATGAACCAGGGCGGGGTGGCCGGCGCCGGGATCGCCGCGCATCTGCACCAGCACGTGGTGCCGCGCTGGGGCGGCGACGTCAACTTCATGCCGGTGGTCGGCCAGACCAAGGTGCTGCCCCAACTGCTCGCCGACACCCGCAAGATGCTCGCGGACGCCTGGCCGCACTGA
- a CDS encoding elongation factor G-like protein EF-G2: MRAGPGRRVHVGAADRRDGQPGAAGRAPAADRPEKVRNVVLVGHSGAGKTTLVEALALTTGAVNRAGRVEDGGSVSDHDEIEQRQQRSVQLSLVPVEWGGIKINVLDTPGYADFVGELRAGLRAADAALFVVSAAQDGEGICGPTRIVWDECAAVGMPRAVVVTHLESARAGFEQTAAQFARELGGDDPDAVLPLYLPVHGPEGPDGHAPVTGLAGLLSQRVHDYSSGERVTRDPDPELLPRLTEARNRLIEGIIAESEDETLMDRYLGGADIDVDTLVTDLERAVARGTFHPVVAAAPAADGARQGIGTLELLELITGGFPTPLERAVPPVTTLDGGRTTLSCDPEGPLAAEVVKTSSDPYVGRISLVRVFSGTLRPDETVHVSGHGMEDRGHEDHDVDERVGALSSPFGRHQRPVPSAAAGDLVCVAKLARAETGDTLSGKDRPLLMEPWRMPDPLLPVAIEAHSKADEDKLSQGLSRLVAEDPTMRLEQNPATRQVVLWCLGEAHADVALERLRGRYGVQVDAVPYKVSLRETFGEAATARGRHVKQSGGHGQFAICDIEVEPLPVGSGIEFVDKVIGGSVPRQFIASVEKGVRAQAARGVVLGFPVVDIRVTLSDGKAHSVDSSDAAFQTAGALALREAAAGCRIHLLEPVAEVGVLVPDAYVGPVMSDLSARRGRVLGTEPAGPGRTLVRADVPEIEIGRYAVDLRSLSHGTGRFSRRYARHEPMPAALAARMRQQEEAERAG; this comes from the coding sequence ATGCGGGCAGGACCCGGGAGGCGAGTGCACGTGGGTGCAGCCGACAGGAGAGACGGACAACCAGGGGCCGCCGGAAGGGCGCCGGCGGCCGACCGCCCCGAGAAGGTGCGCAATGTGGTGCTGGTCGGCCACAGCGGAGCAGGGAAGACGACGCTGGTGGAGGCGCTCGCGCTGACCACCGGAGCGGTGAACCGGGCCGGCCGGGTCGAGGACGGCGGCTCGGTCTCCGACCACGACGAGATCGAGCAGCGCCAGCAGCGCTCGGTGCAGCTGTCACTGGTGCCGGTCGAGTGGGGCGGCATCAAGATCAACGTGCTGGACACCCCGGGGTACGCCGATTTCGTCGGGGAACTGCGGGCCGGTCTGCGCGCGGCGGACGCGGCCCTTTTCGTGGTCTCCGCCGCGCAGGACGGCGAGGGCATCTGCGGCCCGACCCGCATCGTGTGGGACGAGTGCGCCGCGGTGGGCATGCCGCGGGCGGTGGTCGTCACGCACCTGGAGTCGGCGCGGGCCGGCTTCGAGCAGACCGCCGCGCAGTTCGCCCGCGAGCTCGGCGGCGACGACCCCGACGCGGTGCTGCCGCTCTACCTGCCGGTGCACGGCCCGGAGGGACCCGACGGGCACGCCCCGGTGACGGGCCTGGCCGGGCTGCTGTCGCAGCGGGTGCACGACTACTCCTCGGGCGAGCGGGTGACGCGGGACCCGGACCCCGAGCTGCTGCCGCGGCTCACCGAGGCGCGCAACCGGCTCATCGAGGGGATCATCGCCGAGAGCGAGGACGAGACGCTGATGGACCGCTACCTCGGCGGTGCGGACATCGACGTGGACACGCTCGTCACCGACCTGGAGCGGGCTGTCGCCCGCGGCACCTTCCACCCGGTGGTGGCCGCGGCGCCCGCCGCCGACGGCGCCCGGCAGGGCATCGGCACGCTGGAGCTGCTCGAACTGATCACCGGCGGCTTCCCCACCCCGCTGGAGCGGGCGGTTCCGCCGGTGACCACGCTGGACGGCGGGCGCACCACGCTGTCCTGCGACCCGGAGGGGCCGCTGGCCGCCGAGGTGGTGAAGACCTCGTCCGACCCGTACGTGGGGCGGATCAGCCTGGTGCGGGTCTTCTCCGGCACGCTGCGTCCGGACGAGACCGTGCACGTGTCGGGGCACGGCATGGAGGACCGCGGGCACGAGGACCATGACGTCGACGAGCGGGTCGGCGCGCTGTCCTCGCCGTTCGGCAGGCACCAGCGGCCGGTGCCGTCCGCGGCGGCCGGCGACCTGGTGTGCGTGGCGAAACTGGCCCGCGCCGAGACCGGCGACACCCTGTCGGGCAAGGACCGGCCGCTGCTGATGGAACCCTGGCGGATGCCCGATCCGCTGCTGCCGGTCGCCATCGAGGCGCACAGCAAGGCCGACGAGGACAAGCTGTCGCAGGGCCTGTCCCGGCTGGTCGCCGAGGACCCGACGATGCGCCTTGAGCAGAACCCGGCCACCCGGCAGGTGGTGCTGTGGTGCCTGGGCGAGGCGCACGCCGACGTGGCCCTGGAGCGGCTGCGCGGCCGCTACGGCGTCCAGGTCGACGCCGTGCCCTACAAGGTGTCGCTGCGCGAGACCTTCGGCGAGGCCGCCACCGCCCGCGGCCGGCACGTCAAGCAGTCCGGCGGGCACGGGCAGTTCGCGATCTGCGACATCGAGGTGGAGCCGCTGCCGGTGGGCTCGGGCATCGAGTTCGTGGACAAGGTGATCGGCGGCTCCGTGCCGCGGCAGTTCATCGCGTCGGTGGAGAAGGGCGTACGCGCCCAGGCCGCCCGCGGGGTGGTGCTGGGCTTCCCGGTGGTCGACATCAGGGTGACGCTGTCCGACGGCAAGGCGCACTCGGTGGACTCCTCCGACGCGGCCTTCCAGACCGCGGGCGCGCTGGCGCTGCGGGAGGCGGCGGCCGGCTGCCGTATCCATCTGCTGGAACCGGTCGCCGAGGTCGGGGTGCTGGTGCCCGACGCCTACGTCGGCCCGGTGATGAGCGACCTGTCGGCGCGGCGCGGCCGGGTGCTGGGCACCGAACCCGCGGGTCCCGGGCGCACCCTGGTGCGCGCGGACGTGCCGGAGATCGAGATCGGGCGCTACGCGGTCGACCTGCGCTCGCTGTCGCACGGCACCGGGCGCTTCAGCCGGCGTTACGCCAGACACGAGCCTATGCCGGCGGCGCTCGCGGCGCGGATGCGGCAGCAGGAGGAGGCGGAGCGGGCCGGATAA